GATCCGTACAGTACTTGAAGAGTTTGCTACCGTACTCGCCTGCGAACGAATCACACAGGATGGGGTTCTAAAACTACGTCAGGCACACGAAGACTTCATTCATGCCGTAGAAAAAGGAGATATTCTCGATATCGCCAACAAAGATGAAACATTCCACGATACTATTTTCCAGGCGACCAACAATGACCGACTGATTTCTATCATCAATAACCTGCGTGAACAGTTCTATCGCTATCGTATGGAGTATGTAAAGGATATCCGCCAGCGCTCCAATCTCGTAGAAGAGCACCGCGAATTACTCGATGCTATCTCTACCAGAGACACCGTAAAAGCAAAGCAGCTGATGAGGGCGCATATCCTCAAACAACAGCAGGAAGTAATTAACAATATTCAGGAAGCATAGCTAAAAAAAGTTATTATGTAAAAATGCGCCTTTGAGCCTGCACTCCAAATCCTTCATGTGATTTCATTCGCTGAATGAACAGAAAATAAAAAAAGAGCAGATGGCAGATGTAATGTCGGAGTGAGGAGAGAATGCGAATGAGCATTCTCCCCACAGCGACTACCTTTACATCTGCCATCTGCTCTTTTTTTATTTTCGTCTACCTTCCCCGAATTAAATCACCAAATTCTCCATTTCTTTCAGCAAAAATATTTTCTGCCCGCTTTCGAGTGGTTCTGTCAGATTTTCATTATATTGTTTCATTTTTTCGATTGTTGTTCCGTAATGTTTTGCAATATTCCAGAGGGTATCGCCTTCTTTTACGATATAGCCGGTAATGGATGGGATTTTAGAGATTTCTTCTTCTGTGTATGGAATTTCCTCTACCTCATCGATCATGTACATTGTCTGTGGTGAGAATCCGGTGACATAAATTCCGGCAACTGCGCGGATTTCTAATTCGTTGCTGTCTACGACGTAACCGCCGATCTGTTCTAATACTCCCCGGATTTCGCAGCGGTCGGATTCCATTACTTCGGGGATTTCTACTAGATATTCAAATGGTATCACAACTTCTTTTGACTGTATCGGAGCGGTATCGTCTCCTGCTATGTAAAGCACGTTGCAGAATATGAGTCCTTCGGTGGCAATGCCCTGTTTCGCAAAATGAAAGTCTTCGATCCGTACATTTCCTTCTACATTAAGGACTTGTAATAATTTATGAATTTCTCCTGTTGCCGCTTCTACCCGCTGGCTTACTTTTGTTTTTGCATTGTTCTGGAAAATGAGGTTTTCAAACTGAATTGGGCTGGTTTTTAATTTTAATTTCCGATTATTTGCATACATATCTTTGAGAAGCGGCATTTTAAATTCGTGATATGCTTTCAAATCAAGATCTAAAACGACTTCCATTTCTATATCGCGTGGTTCTCCGTCAATATCCGGCTTGATCGTCACCTGATGGTTTCCAAGAAGAACGGCAATATTTCCTATAAGATTTTCCTGGCTGTCTGCACATTCTAATTCGTTAGTAAATGGGATTTCCCAGTCATAATACTGTACTGGTTCTTTTCCTTCTTCTGCCTGATACAGAACAAAGAGAAAAACGCTTCCCCGAATCGCGAGTTTGTTTTCTAACATTCGGATATCCACATCTCGAAGCTGAGTCGAATTCCACAGAATTTCCCGGATATTTGGCTTGCCTGCCGGGAGGCTGACCGTTGCTTTAATCCGCTGAATGTCTTTTTTATTCATGATAATTTCTGTCATGGAAGGAGATTCATACAGGCACTGGACATTTTCCTTTTTTTCGATTCCCGTTGTACATTCGACAAATTTCATTTCGGAGATGGCAATGTGAAAATATATAACGGAACGGACACCGCATTTTCTGGAATTGATAATGGAGATTGTCAGGTCTTCAAGATCTGCTGTTACTTTGGCGATATCGCTGCTCTCTGCGCCTTCTACATTCATAAATTCTTCAATGGCAAAGTCATGTTCCATGCAGGAAATCTGCTGCTCCGGATCTGTGCTTAGATACAGTATCTGCACGAGGAAGTTTCCCCGCAGGCGCAGACGATCTGTTAACACCTCAATTTCATCAATATGTACTTCTCCCCTGCTCTCGATAATTTTCTCCACATCTGGCCGGGTATCCGGCACGTTCATATCTTCGTCCAGTGTAATCTGCACATTTTTTTCTAATTTTAAAATACCGGAACGAACTGCTTTTTTCTCTACCTTCATAATACATCCTCCACCCTGCATAACGATTTTTGTGCACGGACATACTTTGCCCTGCTTATTGTCTTTGCTATTAATATATGTTTTCTTCGGCTGATTTATGATTCCGTCTCTGCCAATTCATTTTTCAGGATTCTATACGGCATAACTGTTCTGTCCGTTCACACCGGACAACTAAAAAAGGACAGGTTCGTGTTTCTATGATTTCTTCTCCCGCCGATGGTCCGATCAGCTGTGTCTTAAGATAGAGCTGTTCTTTATCTTTCCAACATTCTTCAATGCGAATGCTGTAACCACTGTATGGCTTTTCACCATAACAGACTACCAGATAGGTATATTTTGAATTTTTATATGCAAATGTTCCCGGACGATTTTTCCGGTCTTCTATTATTTTCTGCAGACGGTGCGGCATGTTTTTTTCCTCACAGATCTCGTAACTTACTTCCTGCCCCTGGTTTTTATTTCCCAGCTTACTGATGTGAAAATTGTTTTGAGGAAAGATGGGCGTACAGGCAGTGATATAGATGCCTGATATCATTATCCATATGAAAAAAAGTACGATACGATATGTCTGATTTCTTGCATTGTAAACCATATCAATACTTCCAAACATCAATGTTATTTTATTTATATGCGCCTGCTGATAGAAATTTACTTCCTTATTTTCGTCCGCCCAATTATATGTTATAATCATAACAATAGCGAGGATAAAACTTTTTTGAGAGGAGGGGGATTGCCCCATGCATATTTCTATTCCAAAACATGCCTCTGATATTATAAAGACGCTTTCTTCCCATGGTTATGAAGCCTTTGTTGTTGGTGGCTGTGTAAGGGATTCTATTCTTGGCAAAGAGCCGGCAGACTGGGATATTACAACTTCCGC
This Anaerobutyricum hallii DNA region includes the following protein-coding sequences:
- a CDS encoding GntR family transcriptional regulator, with the translated sequence MKDTNLNVNVNEYLPLRDVVFNTLRQAIITGEFAPGERLMEISLANRLGVSRTPVREAIRKLELEGLVIMIPRKGAQVAKITEKNLRDVIEIRTVLEEFATVLACERITQDGVLKLRQAHEDFIHAVEKGDILDIANKDETFHDTIFQATNNDRLISIINNLREQFYRYRMEYVKDIRQRSNLVEEHRELLDAISTRDTVKAKQLMRAHILKQQQEVINNIQEA
- a CDS encoding DUF3794 and LysM peptidoglycan-binding domain-containing protein; protein product: MKVEKKAVRSGILKLEKNVQITLDEDMNVPDTRPDVEKIIESRGEVHIDEIEVLTDRLRLRGNFLVQILYLSTDPEQQISCMEHDFAIEEFMNVEGAESSDIAKVTADLEDLTISIINSRKCGVRSVIYFHIAISEMKFVECTTGIEKKENVQCLYESPSMTEIIMNKKDIQRIKATVSLPAGKPNIREILWNSTQLRDVDIRMLENKLAIRGSVFLFVLYQAEEGKEPVQYYDWEIPFTNELECADSQENLIGNIAVLLGNHQVTIKPDIDGEPRDIEMEVVLDLDLKAYHEFKMPLLKDMYANNRKLKLKTSPIQFENLIFQNNAKTKVSQRVEAATGEIHKLLQVLNVEGNVRIEDFHFAKQGIATEGLIFCNVLYIAGDDTAPIQSKEVVIPFEYLVEIPEVMESDRCEIRGVLEQIGGYVVDSNELEIRAVAGIYVTGFSPQTMYMIDEVEEIPYTEEEISKIPSITGYIVKEGDTLWNIAKHYGTTIEKMKQYNENLTEPLESGQKIFLLKEMENLVI
- a CDS encoding protease complex subunit PrcB family protein, with protein sequence MPHRLQKIIEDRKNRPGTFAYKNSKYTYLVVCYGEKPYSGYSIRIEECWKDKEQLYLKTQLIGPSAGEEIIETRTCPFLVVRCERTEQLCRIES